A segment of the Aureliella helgolandensis genome:
GCAGGGAAATAGCCAGCTCGCGTCGTACCTGCGGTGAAGCATCACGAACCAGTCGTGGACCGTAGCTCGCCACATCGAGCTTCAATTGTCGGGCAAGGCGTATGCCCAGCATTCGTATGTTCGCATCTTGATCGGCCAGGGCTTGCTGGACCGTTGCACTGCCTCGTCCGTCGATCTTGCCGAGCAACCACAGTGCGCGAGCGCGATAGATAGGATTGTCATTCTTGGCCAGAACCTGCAGTGCGTTTTCGGCCTTCGTCCCTTGAGCATGCAGGGCTTGCCAAGCCAAAAAGCGAACGGCATAGTTAGGGTTTTTGAGTGCTTCAATCGCGCCATCGATGGTGTCGAAATCAAATTTGGGGGTCTTGTAAGAAGCATCTTGATCGGCAGGAATGATTCGGAACAAGCGCCCGCGTTCCAAGTCCCCCATACCGTGGCCTCCGACCCCGGGATCGTACCAATCGGCAATCACCAGGGAACCATCGGGAGCGACTTTGACATCCGAAGGGCGGAACCACTTGTCGTTTATTCCGGTGAGCACGTCGCGTATTTCGGCCTGATAACCCGCTCCCGAGTTGTCTAAAAGGTAGGCGCGGCAAACGTTGGGGCCAGCATCGCAGTGGAGCAATTGCCCGCGGAACATCGGCAAGCGATCCCCTTCATAAACGGTGATACCGGTTGGTGAACCGGCACCCGTGAGCAGCAAGTTTGGGACTACGCCTGGGTCGTTCAAGTGCCAATGTCTTTCGGGAATGCTTTCGCTCATTCCGGTGCGGGGCGTTTGCCAGCCGGCTCCGGTCATCTCGTCCTTGTAGCCATAATTGCCGAACTCCATCACGTAGTTGATGCGGACTCCCTTATTACCGTCATCGTCGTTGTCCGACTGCCAAATCGCACCGTAGGAATCAACAGTGACCATCCAGTTATTTCGAAAGTTCCAGCCCAACGTCTCAAACTCGCTGCCATCTAAATTGCAGCGGAAAACCATTCCCTCTTGGTACGGTTGCCGACTGGCGGACACCACGTTGCCAGCGAGGTCGGTGATAGGATTCCCATTCTTATCTTTTACTTCCTGCCCAGCATTCCCAAAATTGAAGTAGAGTTTTCCGTCGGGGCCAAAGGTAAATGCGTGGATGCCATGGTCATGCTGGCTGCCAGCAATTCCGCTGAACAACACCTCTTTGCTATCGGGGTGATCATCACCGTCGGTGTCGGTGAAAAGAAAGACCTTCGAGCCAGCTGACACGATCACTTTATCTCCCAACACGCACACACCGTGTGGCGAATCAATATCGCGGCCTTGATAGAAGACGGTTTCCTTATCAGCCGTTCCATCTCCGTCGGTATCCTCAAGAATTAGAATTCGGTCTCCCTCGGGGCGCTGACCATTGTGCTTGCGATAGTTAACGATTTCGCAAACCCACACCCGTCCTCGATGATCGATATCAATATTCGATGGACTCAACAACTGCGGTTCCGCGGCGAACAGGGACGCAGCCAATTCGGGGCCCACCTCCAGTCCCGCCAGTGCTGATTCCACATCGTGGGAGCCATCATTTTCCGCGAGCCCGATTGGCGGCGGTGCCTCGTTGTAAACTAAGAACTGCACTTCCGCCGAATCACCGCAATTCGCTTGGTCCACGCCCCCATTGTCGAGGCCACCGCGAGCTTGGAAACGGTTGTAACCCGCTGGAATTTCGAATTCGATCACCGAATTTGCATGGGTGCCAATCCCGTAGTCGAC
Coding sequences within it:
- a CDS encoding PVC-type heme-binding CxxCH protein, encoding MLNPRHVRFVSLLGPGLCLGFVACLLFPLQLHGQTKNAEAEVSGSKKIVFLAGAPSHGYGSHEHYAGCRLLANSLAEAMPSFQVEVFREGWPEKGAEALRDADAVVVYCDGGGRHLLNPHLDEFDAVMDSGVGLVCIHYAVETPKGKTGDAFLKWMGGYFETDWSVNPHWDGTFESFPDHPVAQGVQPFTINDEWYYHMRFRDGMQGVTPILSALPPADTLRRPDGPHSGNPAVRQAVANGEPQHVAWAAEREGGGRGFGFTGGHFHWNWADPNFRKVALNAIVWTAHGEVPENGVETPDPNRAELEKNQDEPKPNTQSAAPAKNKNVKRANPNAASPKPLFASPSITSKTPGHAADIDVKLDGSAQSKLFLVVTDGGNGYSCDWADWAEPRLSGPAGELRLTELQWKNATSQFGEVRKGLNAGGEPMRIAGNPVDYGIGTHANSVIEFEIPAGYNRFQARGGLDNGGVDQANCGDSAEVQFLVYNEAPPPIGLAENDGSHDVESALAGLEVGPELAASLFAAEPQLLSPSNIDIDHRGRVWVCEIVNYRKHNGQRPEGDRILILEDTDGDGTADKETVFYQGRDIDSPHGVCVLGDKVIVSAGSKVFLFTDTDGDDHPDSKEVLFSGIAGSQHDHGIHAFTFGPDGKLYFNFGNAGQEVKDKNGNPITDLAGNVVSASRQPYQEGMVFRCNLDGSEFETLGWNFRNNWMVTVDSYGAIWQSDNDDDGNKGVRINYVMEFGNYGYKDEMTGAGWQTPRTGMSESIPERHWHLNDPGVVPNLLLTGAGSPTGITVYEGDRLPMFRGQLLHCDAGPNVCRAYLLDNSGAGYQAEIRDVLTGINDKWFRPSDVKVAPDGSLVIADWYDPGVGGHGMGDLERGRLFRIIPADQDASYKTPKFDFDTIDGAIEALKNPNYAVRFLAWQALHAQGTKAENALQVLAKNDNPIYRARALWLLGKIDGRGSATVQQALADQDANIRMLGIRLARQLKLDVASYGPRLVRDASPQVRRELAISLRDSSSSDAASLWAELASQYDGKDRWYLEALGIGERSQANQCFAAWLDKVGDAWNTPAGREIVWRSRADQASTYLAKILEDPELPSSQQDHFMRAFDFHQGPEKDAALKSLLGF